One segment of Tenrec ecaudatus isolate mTenEca1 chromosome 1, mTenEca1.hap1, whole genome shotgun sequence DNA contains the following:
- the CNN2 gene encoding calponin-2: MSSSQFNKGPSYGLSAEVKNRLLSKYDPQKELELRSWIEELTGLSIGPDFQKGLKDGVILCTLMNKLQPGSVSKINRSMQNWHQLENLSNFIKAMVSYGMNPVDLFEANDLFESGNMTQVQVSLLALAGKAKTKGLQSGVDIGVKYSEKQERNFDDATMKAGQCVIGLQMGTNKCASQSGMTAYGMRRHLYDPKNHILPPMDHSTISLQMGTNKCASQVGMTAPGTRRHIYDTKLGTDKCDNSSMSLQMGYTQGATQSGQVFGLGRQIYDPKYCPQGPVADGVPGKAGECPDPGEASHFPSYYQEEAGY; this comes from the exons ATGAGCTCCTCGCAGTTCAACAAGGGGCCCTCCTACGGGCTGTCGGCCGAGGTCAAGAACAGG CTCCTGTCCAaatacgaccctcagaaggagctGGAACTACGCAGCTGGATCGAGGAGCTCACAGGCCTCTCGATAGGCCCCGACTTCCAGAAGGGCCTGAAGGACGGGGTCATCTTATGCAC ACTCATGAATAAGCTGCAGCCAGGCTCGGTCTCTAAGATCAACCGCTCCATGCAGAACTGGCACCAG CTGGAAAACCTCTCCAACTTCATCAAGGCCATGGTCAGCTATGGCATGAATCCTGTGGACCTGTTTGAGGCAAACGACCTATTTGAGAGTGGGAACATGACCCAAGTGCAGGTGTCTCTTCTCGCCCTGGCAGGGAAG GCCAAGACCAAGGGGCTGCAGAGCGGCGTGGACATCGGCGTCAAgtactctgagaagcaggagcggAACTTTGATGATGCCACCATGAAGGCGGGGCAGTGTGTCATCggactccag ATGGGTACCAACAAATGCGCCAGCCAGTCAGGTATGACAGCGTACGGCATGAGACGCCACCTGTATGACCCCAAGAACCACATCCTGCCGCCCATGGACCATTCCACCATCAGCCTGCAGATGGGGACCAACAAGTGCGCCAGCCAG gtGGGCATGACAGCTCCAGGCACCCGGCGCCATATCTATGACACCAAGCTGGGAACCGACAAGTGTGACAACTCCTCCATGTCCCTGCAGATGGGTTATACGCAGGGGGCCACCCAGAGCGGCCAGGTCTTTGGTCTGGGCCGGCAGATCTATGACCCCAAGTACTGCCCACAAGGCCCTGTTGCCGATGGGGTCCCGGGCAAAGCAGGCGAATGCCCAGACCCGGGGGAAGCCTCCCACTTCCCCTCCTACTACCAGGAGGAGGCCGGCTATTGA
- the TMEM259 gene encoding membralin yields MSEHAAPGAPGPGPNGGGGGGPTPARGPRTPNLNPNPLINVRDRLFHALFFKMAVTYSRLFPPAFRRLFEFFVLLKALLVLAVLAYIHVAFSRSPINCLEHVREHWPREGVLRVEVQHNSSRAPVFLQFCEGSARSGGFPGLELEEDDEEEELTMEMFGNSSVQFELDIEPKVFKPLGSRDTLNSSQDFPFPETPPKAWPQDEYIVEYSLEYGFLRLSQATRQRLSIPVMVVTLDPTRDQCFGDRFSRLLLDEFLGYDDILMSSVKGLAENEENKGFLRNVVSGEHYRFVSMWMARTSYLAAFVIMVIFTLSVSMLLRYSHHQIFVFIVDLLQMLEMNMAVAFPAAPLLTVILALVGMEAIMSEFFNDTTTAFYIILIVWLADQYDAICCHTSTSRRHWLRFFFLYHFAFYAYHYRFNGQYSSLALVTSWLFIQHSMVYFFHHHELPAILQQVRIQELLLHAPAPGPGSPTALQDSLNNNEAAPGQPTAQPPALGPVATGTRGTPEAVAPSSLVAAAASVAAAAGGDLGWMAETAAILTDASFLSGLSASLLERRMTPAPGGPAPTPTPQDVGTPASQEREPSSAPTSPESTSSEAGS; encoded by the exons ATGTCGGAGCACGCGGCGCCGGGAGCCCCGGGGCCTGGGCCcaacggtggcggcggcggcggcccgaCCCCCGCGCGCGGGCCTCGCACCCCCAACCTGAACCCCAATCCTCTCATCAACGTGCGCGACCGCCTCTTCCACGCGCTCTTCTTCAAGATGGCCGTGACCTACTCGCGCCTCTTCCCACCCGCCTTCCGCCGCCTCTTCGAGTTCTTCGTGCTGCTCAAG GCCCTGCTGGTGCTCGCGGTCCTGGCCTACATCCACGTCGCCTTCTCCCGCTCGCCCATCAACTGCCTGGAGCACGTGCGGGAGCACTGGCCGCGAGAGGGTGTCCTGCGAGTCGAGGTCCAGCACAACTCCAGCCGCGCGCCCGTCTTCCTGCAGTTCTGTGAGGGCAGTGCCCGCAGCggcggcttcccaggcctggagctggaggaggacgaCGAGGAGGAGGAGCTGACCATGGAGATGTTCGGGAACAGCTCTGTCCAG TTTGAGCTGGACATCGAGCCCAAGGTATTCAAGCCTCTGGGCAGCAGGGACACACTCAACAGCAGCCAAGACTTCCCTTTCCCTGAGACGCCCCCCAAAG CCTGGCCGCAGGACGAGTACATCGTGGAGTACTCGCTGGAGTACGGCTTCCTGCGGCTCTCGCAGGCCACGCGGCAGCGCCTTAGCATCCCCGTCATGGTCGTCACTCTGG ACCCGACCCGAGACCAGTGCTTCGGTGACCGCTTCAGCCGCCTGCTGCTGGACGAGTTCCTGGGCTACGACGACATCCTCATGTCAAGCGTGAAGGGCTTGGCAGAGAACGAGGAGAACAAGG GCTTCCTGCGGAACGTGGTCTCGGGCGAGCATTACCGCTTCGTCAGCATGTGGATGGCCCGTACGTCCTACCTGGCAGCCTTCGTCATCATGGTCATCTTT ACCCTGAGCGTGTCCATGCTTCTGCGCTACTCCCACCACCAGATCTTCGTCTTCATTG TGGACCTGCTGCAGATGCTGGAGATGAACATGGCTGTCGCCTTCCCTGCCGCACCCCTCCTGACCGTCATCCTGGCCCTTGTCG GCATGGAGGCCATCATGTCCGAGTTCTTCAATGACACCACCACGGCCTTCTACATCATCCTCATCGTGTGGCTGGCTGACCAGTATGACGCCATCTGCTGCCATACCAGCACCAGCAGGCGCCACTGGCTGCG GTTCTTCTTCCTGTATCACTTCGCCTTTTACGCCTACCACTACCGCTTCAACGGGCAGTACAGCAGCCTGGCCCTGGTCACCTCCTGGCTTTTCATCCAG CACTCCATGGTTTACTTCTTCCACCACCACGAGCTGCCGGCCATCCTGCAGCAGGTGCGCATCCAAGAGCTGTTGCTGCACGCCCCTGCGCCAGGCCCCGGCTCCCCGACAGCGCTGCAGGACAGCCTTAACAACAACGAGGCTGCGCCCGGCCAGCCCACCGCGCAGCCCCCTGCCCTGGGCCCTGTGGCCACTGGCACCAGAGGGACCCCCGAGGCTGTGGCGCCCAGCTCCCTGGTGGCAGCCGCGGCATCTGTGGCGGCAGCGGCAGGTGGTGACCTGGGCTGGATGGCGGAGACAGCAGCCATCCTCACTGATGCCTCCTTCCTGTCgggcctgagtgcctccctgctggAGCGGCGCATGACCCCAGCCCCCGGcggcccagcccccacccctacgCCCCAGGACGTGGGCACCCCTGCCTCCCAGGAGAGAGAGCCCAGCTCTGCCCCCACGAGCCCCGAGAGCACGTCCTCAGAGGCCGGCAGCTGA